The Desmonostoc muscorum LEGE 12446 genome includes a region encoding these proteins:
- the murA gene encoding UDP-N-acetylglucosamine 1-carboxyvinyltransferase yields MNPSSNLPDAKFAPNADSSVLQIWGGHPLQGHVKISGAKNAALVIMAGALLCPGDCRIRNVPLLADVERMGQVLSALGVRLTRQGDILDINASEIKTSKAPYELVTQLRASFFAIGAILARLGVAQMPLPGGCAIGARPVDLHVRGLQAMGAEVQIEHGICNAYIPGSSRRLKGAKIYLDIASVGATENLMMAATLAEGETIIENAAREPEVVDLANFCNAMGAKITGAGTSRIIIEGVPKLHSVDYSIIPDRIEAGTFLLAAAITRSELSLSPVAPEHLIPVIAKLRDIGVTIIEEAPEHLRILPAETLKATDIETQYHPGFPTDMQAPFMALLTLAEGDSVINESVFENRLRHASELNRLGADIRVKGNAAFVRGVPKLSGAPVLGTDLRASAALVLAGLAAEGQTTIQGLQHLDRGYDRLDVKLQQLGAKILRVGEPSVDVEIVPSVSSL; encoded by the coding sequence ATTAATCCTTCTAGCAACTTACCAGATGCCAAATTTGCTCCGAATGCAGACTCCTCAGTCTTGCAAATTTGGGGTGGGCATCCTTTACAAGGTCATGTGAAAATTAGCGGGGCAAAAAACGCAGCATTAGTAATCATGGCTGGAGCCTTGCTGTGTCCAGGGGATTGTCGCATCCGTAATGTTCCCTTATTAGCGGATGTAGAGCGGATGGGTCAGGTGTTATCGGCTTTGGGTGTACGCTTAACACGACAGGGTGACATCCTAGACATCAACGCCAGCGAAATTAAAACATCAAAAGCTCCCTACGAGTTAGTTACCCAGTTGAGGGCGAGTTTTTTCGCTATTGGTGCGATTCTGGCAAGACTAGGAGTCGCCCAGATGCCTTTACCAGGTGGTTGTGCTATTGGAGCAAGACCAGTTGATTTGCATGTCCGGGGACTCCAAGCAATGGGAGCTGAGGTGCAGATTGAACATGGCATTTGTAATGCCTACATTCCTGGCAGCAGCAGGAGGTTAAAAGGAGCGAAAATTTACTTAGATATCGCCAGCGTCGGAGCCACAGAAAACTTGATGATGGCGGCTACCTTGGCAGAGGGCGAAACAATTATCGAAAACGCTGCCAGAGAACCAGAAGTAGTTGACTTGGCTAACTTCTGTAACGCGATGGGAGCAAAAATTACTGGGGCGGGGACTAGCAGAATTATTATCGAAGGAGTCCCCAAGTTGCATTCTGTTGACTACAGTATTATCCCCGATCGCATTGAGGCAGGGACGTTTTTACTGGCAGCGGCAATTACCCGCTCAGAACTGTCTCTCTCGCCGGTGGCTCCAGAACATCTCATACCAGTGATTGCGAAGCTGCGGGATATTGGAGTCACAATCATCGAGGAAGCGCCCGAACACTTACGTATTCTCCCAGCAGAAACCCTGAAGGCAACAGATATTGAAACCCAATACCATCCAGGTTTTCCCACAGATATGCAAGCGCCGTTCATGGCTTTGCTGACATTGGCGGAAGGCGACAGCGTAATTAACGAATCTGTGTTTGAAAATCGCTTGCGTCATGCCTCAGAGTTAAATCGTTTGGGGGCAGATATTCGTGTCAAAGGCAATGCTGCTTTTGTCCGGGGAGTACCAAAGCTCTCTGGCGCACCAGTATTGGGCACAGACTTGCGAGCATCAGCAGCACTAGTCTTAGCAGGACTAGCCGCAGAAGGACAAACCACAATTCAGGGATTACAGCACCTCGATCGCGGCTACGATCGACTTGATGTCAAGTTGCAGCAATTGGGAGCTAAAATCCTGCGGGTGGGTGAACCATCAGTAGATGTAGAAATCGTTCCCAGCGTCAGTAGTCTGTGA